The Macadamia integrifolia cultivar HAES 741 chromosome 3, SCU_Mint_v3, whole genome shotgun sequence genome segment TGATCCTACTTGCAATTGGTTGAGAGGGGAAATTGAGAATGATAAGATTGTGTTGGAGGTGTCTAATCTAGTTATTTCTTCTAATGTGGGGATAAATCATTATTCGGAGGCGGATTTTATGGGTGGAAGTTGATAAAGATGGGCACAACAAGCTGACCCTATTTCTTTGGAGGTGGTTGTTACACAACATAGTGTGCCAGCTTATGCAAAGAAGATTTGTAGGGATTCAGTTAAGGGGTTCAGTTATGAATGTAAGTGCGGGTTTGAATGCAGCCAGTAAGGAAATAAAGGAGGGTGATATTTTGAGTATTGCACACTCTGTTATCAACTCCTTAATTCCAAATTTTGACAAGGAGGAATTGGGGGCGAATGGAGATTGTGGCTGTACTAGAATAAAATCTTCTTATGGGGAGGATTTGGTTATAAATATGTCAGCTCTTACATTTTTTGCACATATAGATTCTAGCTCTAATGAGAAAGCTAGCCATAGAAGATCTTTTAAAGAGGGATTGATAGAAGTCTAGTTCTACAGCCCCTTAGTGTAAATTGAATCCTGAGGTTGATAGTTCATTTGTCGCTTCTTTAGAGGAGCTTTCAGAGTCTTTGTATTAAAACCCCACTGCGTGTGGGGTCAGTTTGGATTAAGATGACGTAAAATCATTCCATCATATTTAGACTAATATGTAATCTCCTTAGAAAGTCTCTCTCAAGAGGAAGATCCAAAGTTgaaacatactaaggatgtgaaGTATATTGAGGAGGCAATCCAACATGTTAACAATATAGAGGAAACGCCATATTTGAAGCAAAAAGAGGATATTCATTGTGAAGAAACGCAAGTCCCTTCTTGGCGTAGGAGGAAGAGTCATCCTATCAGGTTTACACCTTATTTTCTTCGCTCAGCTGATTGGAAAATCTGATGTCCTTGGGAGATTACAATGTGAGCTCGTTATTGCACCTTAGGACAATCCAACTTTGATTTTCCAACAATCCTTGGGTAACTGTTTTTGTTCTATTATTTGTCTTTGTCTGTCCAGGGCCTAAATTTCATGAAACTTATCAACTTAACTTGTCTAGGGTTCATTAGAATGACTTTGGTCTTCTTAAAATAGATCGTGGAATTAGTTTTACAATCgtatctctttatttatttattttttgaaatgtcttttaatataattatattaaaCACCAAATAAAgggccaaaaaagaaaaaaaaaaaaaacaagccaAAGATGCCACCAAGAGGCACTAGGCCCCggataaacaaagagaaaaaaataagaccaaaaatagaaacccaaGGACAGccgaaaaatcaaaattggattgTTCCAAGGAGCAATAATTATCTCACACTATATTTTTTCCAAGGGCATCAGATTCTCCAATCAACTAAGCGAAGAAAACAAGGGGCAAACTTAATATGTGACTCTTCCTCCCACACCAAGGAGAGACTTAAGTGTCTTCCTAATGAAACTCCTCTTTTTTGCTTCAAATCTAGCACTTCATCTAGATTGTCAATATGTTGGATCACCTTCTCAAAATGCTTCAGATCCTTAGTATGTTTCAACTCTGGATCTTCCACTTCAAAGTGACCTTCTAAGGAGACTACATATCAGTCCGCATTATGAAGGAATGCTTTTACCTCATCTAACTCCAAACTGACCCCACATGAAATGGAGTTATCATCCATAGACTTTGAAAGCTCCCCCGAAGAAGCGACAGATGACCTTCATCCTTAGGGTTCAATGCACACTAAGGAACCCCAGAAGCGTACTTCTATCAATCCCTCTTTAAAAAAACTTCTATGGCCAGCTTTCTCATTAAAGGTAACATCTACACATGGAGGAAATATAGAAGCCAACAAATGTGCAACCAAATCCTCCCCATAAGAAGACATTATTCCAACAAGGCCACAATCTCCACTTCCTCCTTATCCAAATCTGGAACTGAGGAGTTGATAATAAAGTGTGTAACACCCAAATATGGCATAACATCACCCTCCTTTCTTTCCTTACTGGCTGCTTTCAAACCCTCACTTACATTCATAACTGATCTAATCTCCCCCTCAATCGAATCTCTATAAATCTTCTTTGCATCTGGCACACTATGTTGTGTAACAAGCACTATACGTTCCAAAGAACCAGGGCTAGTTTTTGTAACTCCAACATTTGAACCTAACCCAGTTGGTTGCGCCCTTCCTTATCAATAATTCAACCCATAAAATCCGCCTCCAAAAATGATTTATCCTCAAATTAGAAGAAATAACCAGATTAAACACCTCCAACTCAGCCATCTTATCATTCTTAACTTTCCCTACCAACCGATTGCAAGTAGGATCACAATCCCTCAAAATCTCACCTTCCTTATCCAAATCCCCTTCAACATTCTCAATTAATCTTAGGGAATTTGAAATTAAATCTTCATCAAATTCTTAAAAAACCGAAAATTTATTCCCTACTTTATTGGTCTTATCCTTTCCCTTAAAATTATCTACAACTTCCATCCTGATACTTGTTGTCTCATACACCTTTCCCTTCAtagatttcaaatttgaatttgaagaagttCCGGTCACCATTCCTATGTTGTATCAACTGCTGGCCTCAAAGCTTAACTTACTCCACCAACCACCACCAAAATTGATGGTGCTTCACCCACAACCATCACAGAAGATGTAACTCCCTTCTCTGCTACCTCAATAAGAAATGCTACCTCCACAATCTCCACACAAGGAGTTCCCACCAGTGCCGCTACAAAATGAGGAGCTCCATCCACAGTCACCTCAGGAATAGGCTTTTTCACGCTCCATTCTTTTAATCACCAAGTCAATCTAAAACTCCATTTTTTTAGCCTACGgttggaagagagaaagagagttagtgttagtttctgttttttttctttattatttgatTGTGGTGGAGTTTATTTAAGTCCCATATCAGCATTATTTAATTCTATAAATAAATGTAGGGGCTAACAGCCTCCCTACGGATTGACGATTGGAAATTAGTTGATTTAGTTTAGAGGTTGCtgcttctcttatttctctcctcttccccctccccccctcccccaaaagaaaaaaaaatacaaattttctttcttttcttctctcttctctccttattctcttctttcccaCACAAGCAGATCTGCAGAACAATACAAACTTCGAAGGTGATTGTGAATCTAAAAATGTTCAAGttgattttttaaatgaataaagACATGAAGTTGAGAAAAACATGATGACTTTGTTACAGTTTGTGGCAATAATGAACTGGGATCTTagttaattatttaaaaaaggtGGCACAGTTGTTCCAGAAGAATATCTTCCCAAAAATACTTTGACCCAACTAGAGATATCATCACAGTTTTATCCAACAACTTCTAGGAAGCCCCAAAATCTGAAGGAAAACTGGTTCTCTTAAActccccaaaaaattaattttttttaacaccATACACACATAGTAATTGGCATTAGGGCAATGTTAATATAATCGACAGGAATGTATTTACTGATGACAAGAAGCAGGGTTACTGTAAATGTGAACATGCAAAAAGGTTCTTAGCATACATAAGCAACAGATTTTAATGTTTCACTATGATCTCAAGCAAGTGGCTCCTAATGTTATCAACTTTCATCGATGCACTATTACAATATGAAGTTCTGATCTGTTGTAAGATGCACAAACAGGGGAGTTCAAACTGATCAATGCAAGCCAGATATAGCAACTTGTGAACCACAAGATTTCGAAGAAACCAATTACTTGTGATTACCTGTTTGCATACTCGGTTGCCTTTCATCTTATCAAAATTAGGAGTGCCAAAAGCCACACAGTAGAAAAAATCTCTCCATAACAACTGCAGACAGGCTAATAATTAGTTGTTTTAAGCTTATTTCCTCACGAGCTATGATCACTGAAGTACTGGAAAAGCTAACCTGTCCAACAAGTGAAACTGGTGGTGAAGTGTGTTTTTTGACAGTCTTATAAAcatcttgaaggcattggtaaAAATACCTCGAAGAAAGACAACCAAACTGTCCAGGAGGGACAAAAGGGAGATTAAGAGAAGACAAAACAAAATGTAAGCAGTTGCCAACCCCTGAAAGGAGATGAAAGATATAGCAATTCATATCCAAAGAGTTCCTGTTTATCACTCACTTTTAAGTATGGTGACAGAACAGTGGTTGCGGGCTTTAGAAATGCTGATGGGTCACCCTTTGGTTTCTCAAAGTTCGCTACCCACTCCTGCAATAAATATGAGTCAAGAACCAATATCAATATAAGATGTTACTTCAGAGATACAACAGACAACAACCACTACCATGCCGAGAGGATGTGTTTATAAAGAAGGATAGCTGTCTCTTCTTATGAGGTGAGTTATGTACAACTCAATTCCGAGTTTAACAGAGTGACCAAGTACCAATAAGGTTGAAAATTATGGGTGCAAAAATAGACCTTACCAAACCAAACAATAGTATATCTGAAGAAACAAAGCCTTGTAGAAAGTCAAACAGGACTGCCAAGGCTACCAGggacttcatttttttttttttgggtattgcaGTCCTCCTCATGAAATTTTTGCAAAGCACAATCCAAGCACTGTAACCATTCCTTCTTCTGTATCACTACAGAAGATTTTCCAAGCACGATTTAGGAAGATTCACCCTTTCTGTTAGAAATTCTAAAAGTTCTTTATTTGGCAAGAACTTGCCTCATAATCTGTGTAACGGTGATTCAGAATACAGTCGCTCAACATATTAGGTCAAGGTGACAGAGGATCTACAACAACTCACATAGTTGGAATGTTGAGAGCCTTCAAATCAAAGATTATCATAGTTGGATGACATtattaaaaggaaataaatgtAAATTATCCGGTGTCCAATAATAAGATGAAATTTCCATCAACCACTTGGGTCCTGAAACTCGATCTTCTTTATGTGTGATATGTCCATTTCCACTAGACACCGATTAAAAGTGGAATTCTGTGTTTAGGATGTTGGTTATATCGCTATATTTATGGATACCCCCCCTTCTCTCAACCATCAATGCACCTGGTTGGATTTCAAAGAAGTTGGTAGAGAATATGACACTTGACCGCACATTGTAGAATATGAAAGAGTACTAAGTAAAATCCACGGGGGTTTGCACCATAGGTATGTTCAGTAACTTTCTTCAACTACTAACAACTAACAAAAATCCCACTTGACTGTTAAATAAAGTTCTTCAAGTACAAGAGAATAAATTAATGCATCTACAAATACAAAAGAAACATGGTGCATCTATGGTTAGAATATTTAAAGGCATCAAGCAATAAGTTCAAAGATAGCtaataccatagttgtcaaggcgttgccttaGGAtccaagcttttttttttggtagtctAGTCAATCAacacttttttcatttttttatattttttttattctattttattatgTATCTAGCACtttttatgtcaaatatcatttaagtaaatgatttcATCACCttgagatattattcataaataagcaaatacccccaatttgaatccaataaaaatagttaaaattcaaattccacAAGGATAAAAATTAAAGCCCCCAATGAANNNNNNNNNNNNNNNNNNNNNNNNNNNNNNNNNNNNNNNNNNNNNNNNNNNNNNNNNNNNNNNNNNNNAAATCTAAAAGATTCAAGAATTTCattgtgatagaacatcattaAAACACAAAAGAGCGGTATACTAATTTATTGTtttgatttctaaaaatttatttccattcAAGGCGACTTTAAGCAGCATTTGCGCACACCAATTAAGGTTTGACCAGGACATAACTCCTTCACTATAAATTAGATTTAAGCAATTTTGAATTTGTTGAAAAGCTAGTTTTGCGCTCTACCTAATACATAAAttcttatgtaaaaataaaatcatttaacaaatcaaacttattacagaacaagaacattttcctAAATTGAGTGCAATTTAATTACTTATAGATAATATCATATTTTCCCGAAGAGTATAAACCAAACATGAGACTAGGTAGACCAGGACAATCATCATTTCCAAGAACTGTATAAACCAAtatatgttttgattgtttcaaaCTTTCAATAACTTGGTTCTTCAGTTTTGCTATCTTCTAATTCTATGTTCATTTTTTACGATTTGATGCAacttaatttgatttttttgatgacttCATGTGgcataatgttgatttttgatgatttgatgtggcttaatgttgaatTTTGATGATCGCCTcatcgccttgacaactatggccaaTACTTTTGATTTTGTTGAATAAACCATGCTATTATAATACAATATTTTGACTAGCATGTTAGAACAATGAAGAAAAGTAAGCTTTACAAGTAATAGCTTACAACCAAATAATAATGGAAGAATCTGAGAAAGAACAGATatatttgaagaagagagaaagttaCGATAAAATCTTGTTATTTTGAATTATAGTTCTAGTAAGCCTAACAATCTCTACTGCATTTTTTGCTAGACCGAATCTTCCTTGCCACAATAACTTTGAAGTCAGTATAAGTGATACAAATAAACTTataaatcagtttttttttNNNNNNNNNNNNNNNNNNNNNTGGCATGTCGATTGCATCAGGAACCAGGGGGGTTAGTCTAGCTTCAAAATAAAAGCACcacataaaattttattatattactAGTGGATCATAATTCTCTCTTGTAAATGAATTCTCAAATTCAGAAAGGATGAAATGGcacaataaaaaatctaaagtgAGATGAaagtaaagaaataaagaacatTCCACTAAATTAGCTTTAGTTTATCAAACATCACACCTTATCACTGAGTGATAATCTCAACCTCTTCAATGCCTCTGACTCACCACCTCTAAAAGGAGAAACGTCATCCTGCACACTAACTTGCCGTAAGAAAGGATCCAAGAGGAAGTaatcttcatcatctaagaaaAATGGCAGCTTAAAACCTGTCTAATGTCATCGTAGCCAAGTTCTTTTATAGATGGAACACCCAAGACTTCAAAATTTCCAACATTTCCAACTGGAGGAAGCAAAGAAATTTCTGTTGAAAGCGGGGGCGGTGGTTGCCCAGCAAGCTTCACAAATGATTGATAACTCAATGGAGgccttcctccattctttgttGGAGGAGTCATTGCAGCAGAACAACATACAttaagaaaagcaaaaaatttGGAAAGACAAGAAATAAGACTTAATCCAGAATAACTTCAAGAAAAGTGCATCTTTGCACTTATACTGCTGACTACCAAAAAATTCACGCATATATTAACTTTCAAGTAAGTAAAACAATGTAATACCATATCGAGGGCGTACCTTATGTAtaatatctgcaggattgaaaAGAGTATGGCTAACAGGAGAGAAAACCTCAATTCCAGCTTCAGAAGCATAGTCCTATCAAAGCTAAGTAAAATGTCGTCAAGAATGAACTTCCCCTGCATCTCTTACGATAAAAATAATTCACATAGAACTGTTTCTGAATATCATCCGGTTtaattggactaagaacttaaaagaaaaaaatttcaaccttGACTTGATTATCTAGGGATTGATAATATGGCTCCGTGTCGAATTCAAAGCAAAGCTTTTTAATACGCCACTGCGAAAACCAAGGGAAAAATAGCAAACAAAATCGATAAACACACCAATGAATAGTATCTTGAGTTTCAAAATCCACATGACTAAACACGTAAAAACAGACTTAGGAAACTTACTTCCTTCAAGAGCCGGATCAAAACCTCAATAGGATCTCCTCTGAACAAAAGCAATCGCGATCCCAGCTTTCGGAGACTGGAATCGAGATCGTTAAGGCTCTCGAGCAAGAACTGTATGCGATTCAAGCCAGAACGGGATGAACCAAGAGAGAAAGCGGTAGGGTCTGGCTCAAGGTAGTGTGGATCGAGGATGAAAACAGGGTAGACATGGTTGGAGTCCCTGCGAGCGTGATCGAGAGCTGGGTTGTCGTGGATCCTTAGGCCTTTACGGAACCAGACCAGAGAATTAGACGCCATTGATGGAGACGCAGAGATgtgaagagaggagaagaagaaacgagAACAAGAGAAAGAGGCGGTGATGCTCAGAGATAGTGAAGCTCGCATTCGAATTCCGAAGCAAGCGTGGGCGATTTCCCAACTACCTGCTTCTTCGTTTTCCCGCTTAGAATGAAGTTAAAACGTGGCGTATTGTGCTACAATGCGCTGGGGGAATGGGATAAGACTGGACGTTGAACAACCACGAAGCCTATGAAGAGCGACCACATGGGTGCTAAGCTACGCTGTGCGCTAACCGTGTACGATAGGATTCTAGATAGGAAAGGCTCAAAAGGGGCCACGTCGTTTCTCAAACGTTGGGACATGTGGGGTCCTTAGGTTCCACGGGAGGACAGTGGTCAATTTGTTGTCCACGTCGCGTTAGGGTGCTCGACCAACAGGTAGGGCCTACGGGTGTCGATCGGTCGGTTGGGTTTAAATCGAatcttttattgatttgttattggtttgatttcaatttatcatgtaaatatatttaACGTATGAAAAAGTGTGGATTTTTATGAATTTCGAGCAATTTTTTAAGTTAGGTTCAGTGAATCAGTGTCTTATTGGTTATGATGTTATCTAGAGATTCAAATGGATCGGAGGTCAACTTTTTGTAAGTTTGGTtcagatattttatttttggattcgAATACCCTAAATGAAAATGGTTACAGATCAAAGTCGGATTTTCAATTAttccttcattttttaatttttgtaatttagACCTTTCTTCTCCAAGAGgcgggtagaaatcgtctgaaattctcaccTCGTACAATTCTATATAATTCCATCCTAAacggctgacacgtgtaaatattccatatctacgaTTCAGATTAATCAATCATAATACAatgttaatcaaccataatacaatctgaactgtagatatggaatatttacacgtgtcagccatttagggtggaattgtatggaattgtacgagatgagaatttcagacgagtTCTACCCAATTCTTGACATAATACATGTAGCAAGGCTTTACTATATATCTTTCGTGGGCTGTAGGAAACCATCAAGGGTGGGGTGATCAGATTGAAGGTGACGTAGGCTCCAAGATTAACAGATCCTATTAAGGGGAATGAGGTAAATTTGTTAGATCATATTTCAAAGGAACTACTCTAGCCCAATTTTTGAACATTAAGTCTGAATTTGAATACAGGTGGAGATATAGAAGTGTACCACCAATAAGTCATTATGAAATTATTGGTTGAGGGCTTCTAATATTGATACGTTGTATTAAATCATGGGAGATTGCCATTGAAATCAAGGAGGTAAGGCACTCTGAGCACATAATACATAAATTAGGGGAGAGAGGGTCACCTTGTCATAGTCTTCTAGTGGAGATAAGCTCTTATTTTTGCACTCCATTAATGAGAAAGGCAAAGAATATTATGCTTACACAATGATGGATAAAGTGAACCAGTTTCTAATAGAGACTCAACTTTCTAAGCATTGTTGTGAAGAAGCTCCAATCAATCCTGTAATACAGGATCCTCACATCATTCTTATAAGATGCCAAGGAACTCATTCCACTTTTTTTTCACTTCATGTGATGAAAGATTTCATGACTTGAATTTACTACATATTGACTCTGGATTTCAACTCAATCGTATGACTACACCTATAATCTATTGAATTTCTTAATCTTTGTATTTTCATCCATTGAATCAAATTGTGAAAGTCtacccaaaagaaggaaaatttgtcAAACTAAAATTTTCTTACCCTTAAAATTATGCTACTATCATagtgaaaaaattattttgtgtTGAAAACTATTAGATTGCGATGTAGATAACATATATAAATCTCTTCCAAATTTTAAGTTTTGGCCAGATCATGATAAGAGGCATAATTAATTGCCTCATGTTAGTTTTGctgattttttttccaaggTAGAATAGTTTTTACTGAATtggcttttatttttgtaaatactAAAAATTTGCATTGTGAGATTGAAtagtttttttaattatttgtatACTCATCCATAGGCAATGATGattttcattttggaaaaatgtTTAAACATATCGTCCACTTATGTTTAGAAgccaagaaaaaagaagaaaagaaaaaatttaaaaagaaagttaaatttatagagagaaaaaaacatgaaaaaactaATCATTATATAGTTATGATTCATACTTTATTATGTCTTCCttactattttcattttttggcttCGAAACGtaggaaaaaaatcatatatttggAGAATAATGTAGAATCCAATCATCATAGTTTGGACATTTGATGTCTGACGTTCCAATTCTGTTGGATGGAGAAAAGGGCTCTCATGTGAGGAGGCACATCGATCGCATGTTCTTCGCTTTCCCACCCCTTGTGACATTTTGTCATTTCCGTTTGCCCCCACTTCCCCTTGCTGCCCTCTTGGGCTGCCATCCTTGTGGCCTATGGGCCCCGATATGTGGGATAATATGGGATTAGTTACACCAATGGAATTCAAAGTAACTACTCTCACATTACAGAGGAGAGGTTGCATGGAGTGTGGAATAGATCATAATTcagtttttttggtaaagaaaattGTGGTCATTAACCAAATATAGAGCTATGGTTGGCCTTTTCTACTTGGCCGTTTGACTGTGGGTGTGCAACTGCAGTGTTTCAAAAATCAATGTTGAAATTGTTGCAGAAGAGtctgaattttttattgtcGAATTGTCACCCATTGTCAGTCACTAGCACTTTTGGGACACCGTAGCGGTATATGACGTCGTCTCTTACGAACTTTTTCACAGCCTGCTCAGTGATCCTTGCTAGGGGACgtgcttccacccattttgTAAAGTAGTCTATGGCAACAATCAAAAATTGGACACCACCCTTGCCCTTCTTGAATTGTCATAGGATATCCATTCCCCCACATTGCGAATGGAATCGAGCAGATTATGGAGCTAAGTTCTGTAACCGGGACATATGGTATTGGGGCGTCCACCTGACACTTAAATCATCACCGGATGAACTTCATTGCATCTTACTACATCCTTAGCCAGTAGAATTCTTGGTGCAACACCTTATAGGCCAGTGCCCTTCCTCCTATGTGGCCTCCGCAAATTCCTTCATGGACCTCTCGGAGTGTCTCTTCAGCTTAGCTCGATGTGAGGCACTTTAGCAGGGGCCACAATATTGCCCTCTTGTACAGTACTCCTCCTTAGAGGGTCTACTTGACTGCTCTCCTCTTAACCGCTCATGCCTCTGTTTGATCTCCCGGGAGATGCCCATCTCGTAAGTAATATATAATAGGGTCCATCTAGCTCAGCTTGGCTAGCTGCGTATTGCTGCACATCATTTCTTGCTCATAAGTTAGTTTTTCCAGCACTTCAAAGTATACTGAGCATGCGTAGCCATTAAGTTAGTTTTTTGTCACTGTATTTTCCTCTCGTAGAACTTGTACCATTTCGAATGTATTGAAGCTAGTAATCAGGCGACGAGCTTTCTGCAATTACTTgaccattctctcttctttggcctTATATTGCCCATTGACCTGATTCACAATCAGCTGTGCGCCACTATGCGTGACTAGGTTATCTGCCATTACAGCCTTTGCTAGTTTGATTCCCACTATCTGGGCTTCATACTCTGCTTCATTATTTGTTACGGGAAATATAAATCTGAGGGCATACTATATCGCAAATTCCTCTGGACTTTGCAGCACAAGTCCTGCGTCGCTCCTTGTTGAAGTGTTGGACCCATCGACAAAGAGCTTCCACTTCCTGCTCGGTTCGGCCTTTACCCCAATTCATCTTCTGTCTGTGTGCACTCTACCAGGAAATCTGCCAATGCCTGGCCCTTGATTGCACTTCTTGGTTGGAATTCGATATTATGTTCACTTAACTCGACAACCCAGCTCACCATCCGTCCTGCTATGCTAGGGTTGTGAAGCGACTTCCTCAGTGGCTGATCTGTTAGTACAACTATGGTGTGTGCTTAGAAGTAAGGCCTTAACTTCCTGGCTGCCGTGACCAATGCCAATGCAAATTTCTTAATTCTCGGGTATCATGTCTCTCCGTCAAGGAGCACATGACTCACGTAATAGACAAacttttggatttttccttcttctcttatgaGAAATTTTCTAACAGCTATCGAGGATGTAGTGAGATATAATTGGAGCACCTCCCCTAGCTCGGGTCAGCTCAGCAGAGGGGTCCTGATTAGGCAAGCTTTAACTTCTTCAAATG includes the following:
- the LOC122074010 gene encoding (6-4)DNA photolyase isoform X1 — protein: MRASLSLSITASFSCSRFFFSSLHISASPSMASNSLVWFRKGLRIHDNPALDHARRDSNHVYPVFILDPHYLEPDPTAFSLGSSRSGLNRIQFLLESLNDLDSSLRKLGSRLLLFRGDPIEVLIRLLKEWRIKKLCFEFDTEPYYQSLDNQVKDYASEAGIEVFSPVSHTLFNPADIIHKNGGRPPLSYQSFVKLAGQPPPPLSTEISLLPPVGNVGNFEVLGVPSIKELGYDDIRQDDVSPFRGGESEALKRLRLSLSDKEWVANFEKPKGDPSAFLKPATTVLSPYLKFGCLSSRYFYQCLQDVYKTVKKHTSPPVSLVGQLLWRDFFYCVAFGTPNFDKMKGNRVCKQIPWNDDDELLVAWREGQTGYPWIDAIMIQLKKWGWMHHLARHCVACFLTRGDLFVHWERGRDVFERLLIDSDWAINNGNWLWLSCSSFFYQYNRIYSPTSFGKKYDPDGNYIRHFLPVLKDMPKEYIYEPWTAPLPIQTKVNCIIGKDYPKPVVAHDTASKECKRRIAEAYELNRKMGGSVTGEDLKGLRRKLEGDQHKTSKLWGKKQKLIS
- the LOC122074010 gene encoding (6-4)DNA photolyase isoform X2, which gives rise to MRASLSLSITASFSCSRFFFSSLHISASPSMASNSLVWFRKGLRIHDNPALDHARRDSNHVYPVFILDPHYLEPDPTAFSLGSSRSGLNRIQFLLESLNDLDSSLRKLGSRLLLFRGDPIEVLIRLLKEWRIKKLCFEFDTEPYYQSLDNQVKDYASEAGIEVFSPVSHTLFNPADIIHKNGGRPPLSYQSFVKLAGQPPPPLSTEISLLPPVGNVGNFEVLGVPSIKELGYDDIRQDDVSPFRGGESEALKRLRLSLSDKEWVANFEKPKGDPSAFLKPATTVLSPYLKFGCLSSRYFYQCLQDVYKTVKKHTSPPVSLVGQLLWRDFFYCVAFGTPNFDKMKGNRVCKQIPWNDDDELLVAWREGQTGYPWIDAIMIQLKKWGWMHHLARHCVACFLTRGDLFVHWERGRDVFERLLIDSDWAINNGNWLWLSCSSFFYQYNRIYSPTSFGKKYDPDGNYIRHFLPVLKVVAHDTASKECKRRIAEAYELNRKMGGSVTGEDLKGLRRKLEGDQHKTSKLWGKKQKLIS